A genomic region of Exiguobacterium sp. Helios contains the following coding sequences:
- a CDS encoding YhgE/Pip domain-containing protein, protein MFRSEWKKLKSPMMIIVILALILVPFLYNSIFLSAFWDPYGKTENIKVAVVNEDKATKFEGEKIDIGDQFVKKLKKNDDFDWQYLSRKDAAKKLRAGDIYMTVVIPKKFSHNATTLLDDHPKKIELEYYLNPAKNYSGTQISSAAAKQLNEKIRKSVTKQYSSAIFGSLKKIAKGLEDASEGSAKLEDGAKKTTDGAKTLTTNLGKLTSGTNDLSTNLTKATDGSAQISTGLNTLSEGAQTLAEKSGQLSGGLNELDANSGKLIKGSTDLQAGSTKLRQGLETASAGTTELRQGLETASAGASKLDNNLPQFTAGLDQLNARAQEANASLVAVNDAADTLKQDLSTRREALEANVANIKAVIASSETLTEEEKAALLASIATMEQNVQNLAQQETALDASLAKANDATAKINQLAVAGQDIASAVSKLNGGLGQLLAGSKRLEQGQTQLLAGAKTLEQGQNTLNQGLTTYTDGVHKAAAGSTQLTAGAQKIATGANDLSTASGDLTSGLGQLSDGAVALSSGAGQLTDGASRLADGNSKLADGANTLKTELGKGAKDATIKPSNARDNMLAEPVVLKEHDYSTVNNYGSGLAAYILSIALFAGALMFSSVYQIRPEHGETLTWRFLVGKLSIILPIGALQGIAASVAIVYVLDADVASTPALYGFAALTGMTFITLLFTLTMLFGRVGQFSAFLLLLLQIGGSGGTFPVEMTPSFFQTIHRFLPMTYSVTGFREALGIGVTDTLITNGQILGLILFSALAISFAGALGGKRILLSTKARKRHDTV, encoded by the coding sequence ATGTTTCGCTCAGAATGGAAAAAACTAAAAAGCCCGATGATGATCATCGTGATTCTTGCACTTATCCTCGTCCCGTTTCTTTACAACTCGATTTTTTTATCTGCTTTTTGGGATCCGTATGGTAAGACAGAAAACATCAAGGTCGCAGTCGTCAATGAAGACAAGGCGACGAAGTTCGAAGGAGAAAAAATTGACATCGGAGATCAGTTCGTCAAAAAACTGAAAAAAAATGATGACTTTGACTGGCAGTATCTCTCACGCAAAGATGCGGCTAAAAAGCTTCGCGCCGGTGATATTTACATGACAGTCGTCATCCCGAAGAAGTTTTCTCATAATGCGACTACTTTACTCGACGATCACCCGAAAAAAATTGAGTTGGAGTATTATCTGAATCCAGCCAAAAACTATTCCGGTACGCAGATTTCCAGCGCTGCCGCTAAGCAATTGAACGAAAAAATCCGGAAATCCGTCACGAAACAATACAGCAGTGCGATTTTCGGATCCCTTAAAAAAATTGCCAAAGGACTAGAAGATGCATCCGAAGGTTCCGCTAAACTTGAAGATGGCGCGAAGAAAACAACCGACGGCGCTAAAACACTGACGACTAACCTCGGAAAATTGACGAGTGGTACAAACGATTTGTCCACGAATTTAACGAAAGCGACTGACGGTTCTGCACAAATTTCAACCGGTCTTAATACGCTGAGCGAAGGGGCGCAGACACTGGCAGAAAAGTCCGGCCAGTTATCAGGTGGATTGAATGAACTGGATGCTAACAGTGGAAAACTGATTAAAGGATCAACGGACTTACAGGCCGGTTCCACTAAACTCCGTCAAGGTCTTGAGACAGCTTCTGCTGGAACGACCGAACTTCGTCAAGGTCTTGAGACGGCCTCTGCCGGAGCATCGAAGCTCGACAATAACCTTCCACAATTTACGGCTGGTCTTGATCAACTGAATGCCCGTGCTCAAGAAGCAAATGCTTCTCTAGTAGCCGTCAATGATGCTGCTGACACGTTAAAACAAGACTTGAGTACGCGTCGTGAAGCACTTGAAGCAAACGTGGCAAACATCAAAGCGGTCATCGCTTCGTCTGAGACATTAACAGAAGAAGAAAAAGCAGCATTATTGGCGTCGATTGCGACGATGGAACAAAATGTTCAAAATTTAGCGCAACAAGAGACAGCACTTGATGCTAGTCTTGCGAAAGCCAATGATGCGACAGCAAAAATCAATCAGTTAGCTGTCGCCGGACAAGATATTGCATCTGCCGTTTCGAAACTTAATGGTGGATTAGGCCAGTTACTCGCAGGTTCAAAACGTTTGGAGCAAGGTCAAACACAACTGCTCGCCGGAGCAAAAACCTTAGAACAAGGTCAAAATACGCTCAATCAAGGCTTGACAACCTATACAGATGGTGTCCACAAAGCAGCTGCTGGTAGTACACAGTTGACCGCTGGTGCCCAAAAAATCGCAACTGGTGCCAACGACCTGAGCACTGCATCGGGTGATTTAACTTCAGGACTGGGTCAACTATCCGATGGTGCTGTCGCCCTTTCATCAGGTGCCGGTCAACTGACGGACGGTGCTTCCCGTCTGGCAGACGGGAACTCGAAACTCGCTGACGGCGCCAACACGCTGAAAACGGAACTGGGTAAAGGAGCGAAAGATGCTACTATCAAACCATCGAATGCCCGGGACAACATGCTCGCTGAGCCGGTCGTCCTAAAAGAACATGATTATTCAACCGTTAACAACTACGGATCAGGTCTTGCGGCTTACATCCTCAGCATCGCTTTATTTGCCGGTGCCTTGATGTTCTCTTCCGTTTACCAGATCCGTCCTGAACATGGTGAGACATTAACATGGCGGTTCCTCGTCGGAAAACTGTCCATCATCTTACCGATTGGTGCCTTACAAGGGATCGCGGCTTCCGTCGCCATCGTCTATGTTCTAGATGCTGATGTTGCAAGCACCCCTGCGCTGTATGGTTTCGCTGCCTTAACAGGGATGACGTTCATCACGTTGCTCTTTACGTTAACAATGCTCTTCGGTCGTGTCGGACAGTTCAGTGCCTTCTTACTTCTGCTGCTTCAAATCGGCGGCAGCGGCGGTACGTTCCCGGTCGAAATGACTCCAAGCTTCTTCCAAACGATTCACCGCTTCCTGCCGATGACGTATTCGGTCACAGGTTTCCGTGAGGCACTTGGAATCGGAGTTACCGATACACTCATCACAAACGGTCAGATTCTTGGTTTGATTCTGTTTTCTGCTCTCGCTATCAGCTTCGCTGGTGCATTAGGTGGAAAACGCATCTTACTCTCAACGAAAGCGAGAAAACGCCATGACACTGTCTGA
- a CDS encoding quinone oxidoreductase produces the protein MQALTFCSFGDSSVLTYQEHPTPELRPNEVLIEMKAIGLNFADIYRRKGNYHLEGTPPYLLGYEGAGIITRLGDAVSDLQVGQRVAFADAPNANAEFVAAPVDQVIPLPDFVSYETAAAVLLQGLTAHYLTRDSYAIRPKDLVLIHAAAGGVGQLLTQIVRLHGAIPIGLTSSAKKADIAKQVGSEHVFLYSDDWVEQILTLTDQRGVDVVYESVGSTLMNSFQVTKTHGTVVFYGMAGGDPVSVDPRFLMDTSKTLTGGDLWNVLTTREERLRRAGELFSWLESGQLQIASPTTFSLSDGQRAHDYLENRQSTGKILLIP, from the coding sequence ATGCAGGCTCTTACGTTTTGCTCCTTCGGAGATTCCAGTGTCCTGACTTATCAAGAACATCCAACGCCTGAACTTCGACCGAATGAAGTATTGATTGAGATGAAAGCCATCGGTTTGAATTTTGCCGACATCTACCGTCGCAAAGGAAATTATCATTTAGAGGGAACGCCACCCTATCTGTTAGGGTATGAAGGGGCAGGTATCATTACCAGGCTCGGAGACGCTGTATCGGATTTACAGGTCGGTCAACGGGTCGCCTTTGCTGACGCCCCAAATGCTAACGCCGAGTTCGTCGCTGCACCTGTCGATCAGGTGATTCCCTTACCGGATTTTGTTTCGTATGAAACGGCAGCCGCTGTCCTGCTACAAGGTTTGACTGCCCACTATTTGACACGGGACAGCTATGCGATCCGACCGAAAGATTTAGTGTTGATCCATGCAGCAGCCGGTGGCGTTGGTCAATTGTTGACACAGATCGTCCGATTACACGGAGCCATTCCCATCGGCTTGACGTCATCGGCGAAAAAAGCAGACATCGCCAAACAAGTGGGATCTGAACATGTTTTCTTATATTCGGACGACTGGGTCGAACAGATTTTAACATTGACCGATCAGCGCGGTGTCGACGTTGTCTATGAATCGGTCGGCTCGACGTTGATGAACAGTTTTCAAGTGACGAAAACACACGGGACAGTCGTCTTTTACGGCATGGCCGGTGGTGATCCGGTTTCTGTCGATCCACGGTTCCTGATGGATACTTCGAAAACACTGACCGGTGGTGACTTATGGAACGTTCTGACGACGCGAGAGGAACGTCTTCGTCGTGCCGGTGAACTGTTCAGCTGGTTGGAATCCGGTCAACTGCAAATCGCCTCTCCGACTACCTTCTCCCTCTCGGACGGACAACGGGCTCATGATTATTTGGAAAACCGTCAGAGCACCGGAAAAATTTTATTAATCCCTTAA
- the yidD gene encoding membrane protein insertion efficiency factor YidD produces the protein MKKIMLGGIHFYQKVISPMKPATCRFYPTCSHYGKEAIEKHGAIKGGYLTTRRLMRCQPFHPGGLDFVPETFDWKAPVQRENPAEQQK, from the coding sequence ATGAAAAAAATCATGCTTGGCGGTATTCACTTTTATCAGAAAGTGATTTCACCGATGAAACCGGCGACGTGCCGATTTTATCCGACGTGTTCTCATTACGGCAAAGAAGCAATCGAAAAACATGGCGCCATTAAAGGCGGCTATTTAACGACCCGACGATTGATGAGATGTCAGCCGTTTCATCCGGGTGGTCTTGATTTTGTACCGGAGACCTTTGACTGGAAGGCACCGGTACAACGTGAAAATCCGGCAGAACAGCAAAAATAA
- a CDS encoding tautomerase family protein, which produces MPLLRFDVIEGRSDEELKLLLDTAHEAMLEAFDVPERDRYQIVHTHKANEMIIEDTGLGLTRSNQVVVISVTSKTRTEEKKQALYRLLAERLEAACGLSPDDLMISIVENDAADWSFGLGKAQFLTGDL; this is translated from the coding sequence ATGCCATTACTACGCTTTGATGTAATCGAAGGACGTTCGGATGAAGAACTGAAACTATTACTCGATACCGCACATGAGGCGATGCTTGAAGCCTTTGACGTGCCGGAACGAGATCGCTATCAAATCGTTCACACGCATAAAGCGAATGAAATGATCATCGAGGATACAGGTCTCGGATTGACACGCTCCAATCAGGTCGTGGTCATCAGCGTGACCAGCAAAACACGGACAGAAGAGAAAAAACAAGCTCTCTACCGTTTGCTGGCTGAACGCTTGGAAGCGGCATGCGGACTCTCGCCAGACGATTTGATGATCTCGATCGTCGAGAATGATGCAGCAGACTGGAGTTTCGGACTAGGAAAAGCGCAATTTTTAACAGGTGATCTTTAA